Proteins from a genomic interval of Oscillatoria salina IIICB1:
- a CDS encoding putative bifunctional diguanylate cyclase/phosphodiesterase: MSKLLRVLIVEDFVDDAELLLLELRRNGYEPISQRVETKIAMKTALEQQDWEVILCDYSLPQFCAMEALRLLQEKELDIPFLIVSGSIGEETAVAAMKAGAHDYLLKDKLARLVPAIEREIREAKERGARRKAEKKLRYFAYYNELTGLPNRTKFIKHLNLKIKNFQEHNFNSPFAVLLLDLDRYQMIKYSLGHLVGEEMLRSTSRRLKTCLSDRDFLAHLGGDNFAFLLPDIDTLEQAKQRINEIQSKLKSPHNFDGPVITSTASIGVVMSNLSYQQAEDFLKAADTAMHYAKLQGRGSWAVFDRSMHEKVIERFNLETDLQQALKSAQLYLHYQPIVSLQTEELIGFEALVRWRHPQQGVISPAKFIPVAEESGLIISLGEWVLTEAIERLCIWQEYYPHNSDLTISVNVSGLQLKHPNFLANIDRICEQFRLSGHKLKLEITESVLMENPQAVSRLLTQLQEREIRICIDDFGTGYSSLAYLHHLPINILKIDRSFINNMDNGGKNIDIVRAIISLADSLGLEAIAEGVETQQQRDLLRDLGCEYAQGYFFSRPLPDDAVLALLSTNPV; the protein is encoded by the coding sequence ATGAGTAAATTACTACGAGTTTTAATCGTTGAAGATTTTGTAGACGATGCCGAACTACTCCTCTTAGAATTACGAAGAAATGGTTACGAACCCATTTCTCAAAGAGTAGAAACGAAAATAGCGATGAAAACAGCCTTAGAGCAACAAGATTGGGAGGTAATTCTTTGTGACTACTCTCTACCTCAGTTTTGTGCGATGGAAGCTCTGAGGTTATTACAAGAAAAAGAGCTAGACATACCCTTCCTAATCGTTTCCGGCTCGATTGGCGAAGAAACCGCAGTAGCAGCGATGAAAGCAGGCGCTCACGATTACCTCCTCAAAGATAAACTAGCAAGATTAGTTCCGGCGATCGAGCGGGAAATCAGAGAAGCAAAAGAGCGAGGGGCTCGCCGGAAAGCAGAAAAAAAATTGCGCTACTTCGCTTATTACAACGAATTGACAGGTTTACCGAATCGTACCAAATTTATTAAGCATTTAAACTTAAAAATCAAAAACTTTCAAGAACATAATTTTAATTCTCCTTTTGCCGTACTGCTTTTAGATTTAGACCGCTACCAAATGATTAAATATAGTCTCGGTCACTTGGTAGGAGAAGAAATGCTGAGATCGACATCCCGTCGCTTAAAAACTTGCCTCAGCGATCGCGATTTTTTAGCCCATTTAGGAGGAGATAACTTTGCTTTTTTGCTGCCAGATATAGATACTCTCGAACAAGCTAAACAAAGAATAAACGAAATTCAATCCAAGTTAAAATCTCCCCATAACTTTGATGGACCTGTAATTACTTCAACTGCTAGTATTGGCGTAGTCATGAGTAATCTGAGTTATCAGCAAGCCGAAGATTTTCTTAAAGCTGCAGACACAGCAATGCACTACGCTAAATTACAGGGTAGAGGAAGTTGGGCTGTTTTCGATCGCAGTATGCACGAAAAAGTAATTGAGCGCTTTAATTTAGAAACTGATTTACAACAAGCCCTGAAAAGTGCGCAGCTATATTTACACTATCAGCCAATTGTTTCTCTACAAACAGAAGAATTAATCGGTTTTGAAGCGCTAGTAAGATGGCGGCATCCCCAACAAGGAGTAATTTCTCCAGCTAAGTTTATTCCCGTAGCTGAAGAAAGCGGACTAATTATTTCTCTCGGCGAGTGGGTATTAACTGAAGCGATAGAAAGATTATGTATCTGGCAAGAATATTATCCCCACAATTCAGATCTAACTATTAGTGTAAATGTTTCGGGACTGCAACTTAAACATCCTAATTTTTTAGCAAACATTGACCGAATATGCGAACAATTTCGTCTGAGCGGTCATAAATTAAAATTAGAAATAACGGAAAGCGTTTTGATGGAAAATCCTCAAGCTGTCAGCAGATTGCTAACCCAATTACAAGAAAGAGAAATACGGATCTGCATTGATGATTTTGGTACGGGTTATTCTTCTCTAGCTTATTTGCATCATTTACCAATTAATATTCTCAAGATCGATCGCTCGTTTATTAACAATATGGATAATGGTGGCAAAAATATTGATATAGTCAGAGCAATTATCAGCTTAGCAGATAGTCTAGGATTAGAGGCGATCGCTGAGGGCGTAGAAACACAACAACAACGAGATCTT
- a CDS encoding PAS domain S-box protein: MSQIYKQQATQGRENLLTIKNTGWFLVPSLPILVGIVASLGTLLLWQELLSDRQNQLEQILPEIVIGSGLLLSWILALNIYLLQKAQRCRHELERSRLNLEIALRSSSSQLKLALETTHDVTKHQRAEAEIRLLQSITQAIIDAKSFEAALEITLTKVCQATGWNYAEAWQIKKGEEILILNPAWYGDNPSLGKFRQGSKNFTFTKSEGVPGRVWASRKAEWNNDVSLCSKADFLRVDLAKEVKLKGALGVPIIANEKIVAILVFFSLKALTEDERLVEIVTSVASQLGLAIAQKQAESALRKNEQYLRTIIDNEPECIKLVAADGTLLDINAAGLKILEIDNPSKIINRSIYSLIAPKYRAKFQALNESVCAGNQESLEFEIVTSKGNCRWIETRAVPLFDRSRTGYVQLAISRDITEQKQAEFALKESQRALTTLMNNLPGMAYRCQNDRKWTMEFVSQGSYELVGYQPQELIGNRRISFGELIDLRDREKVWQDIQSALRKQQPFELVYRVITATGDCKWLWEKGEGVFTANGEAIAIEGFITDISDRVQVEQALKELNQNLELRVKQRTAQLEATNRELEAFSYSVSHDLRAPLRAIDGFSQVVYESYSEVINGQGKDYLKRIRANVQKMTELIDGLLMLSQLTRTEIERTEVNLSSLAQEIATELQQSQPQRQVEFSILPEIVVRGSRRLLPIALENLLNNAWKYTSCHSTARIEFGVITEAERKPIYFVRDDGVGFDMAYANRLFRAFQRLHPEQDFPGTGIGLATVARIIHRHGGKVWVEAALEKGATFYFTLN, translated from the coding sequence ATGAGCCAGATTTACAAGCAACAAGCCACTCAAGGACGAGAAAATTTACTGACCATCAAAAACACTGGTTGGTTTCTGGTACCGTCTTTGCCAATTTTAGTAGGAATCGTCGCTTCTCTAGGGACGCTGCTACTATGGCAAGAATTACTTAGCGATCGCCAAAACCAACTCGAACAAATTTTACCAGAAATAGTTATTGGTAGTGGATTGCTTCTCTCGTGGATACTAGCGTTAAATATTTACTTACTGCAAAAAGCTCAACGATGCCGTCACGAACTAGAACGATCTCGCCTTAATCTAGAAATAGCACTTCGTTCGAGTTCGTCACAACTGAAACTAGCTCTTGAGACAACACATGACGTAACTAAACACCAGCGTGCTGAAGCAGAAATTAGACTTTTGCAAAGTATAACTCAAGCAATTATTGATGCTAAGAGTTTTGAAGCTGCCTTAGAAATAACTCTTACCAAAGTATGTCAAGCTACAGGTTGGAATTATGCTGAAGCCTGGCAAATAAAAAAGGGAGAAGAAATCTTAATCTTAAATCCAGCTTGGTACGGCGATAATCCTAGTTTAGGAAAATTTCGTCAGGGTAGCAAAAATTTCACTTTTACGAAAAGTGAAGGAGTTCCGGGAAGAGTTTGGGCAAGTCGGAAAGCTGAGTGGAATAATGACGTTTCTCTTTGTAGTAAAGCTGATTTTCTGCGAGTAGATTTAGCCAAAGAAGTAAAATTAAAAGGAGCGCTAGGAGTACCGATTATTGCTAATGAAAAAATTGTCGCAATCTTAGTTTTTTTTAGCTTAAAAGCCTTAACAGAAGACGAAAGATTGGTCGAAATAGTCACTTCAGTTGCCAGTCAATTAGGTTTAGCGATCGCACAAAAACAAGCCGAGTCAGCGTTACGCAAAAACGAACAATATTTACGGACGATTATTGATAACGAACCCGAATGTATTAAACTGGTAGCGGCTGATGGAACTTTACTTGATATTAATGCAGCAGGTTTGAAAATTTTAGAGATAGATAATCCCAGTAAAATAATTAATAGATCGATATATTCCCTAATTGCGCCCAAATATCGCGCCAAATTTCAAGCCTTAAATGAAAGTGTTTGTGCTGGAAATCAAGAAAGCTTAGAATTTGAAATCGTCACCAGTAAAGGAAACTGTCGTTGGATAGAAACTCGTGCAGTTCCTTTATTCGATCGCTCCAGAACCGGTTACGTTCAACTGGCGATCTCGCGAGATATTACCGAACAAAAACAAGCTGAGTTTGCATTAAAAGAAAGCCAGCGCGCTCTAACTACTTTAATGAATAATTTGCCCGGAATGGCTTATCGCTGTCAGAATGACCGAAAATGGACAATGGAGTTTGTCAGTCAAGGCAGTTATGAGTTAGTTGGCTATCAACCCCAAGAGTTAATTGGTAATCGACGGATTAGTTTTGGAGAACTTATTGACTTGCGCGATCGAGAAAAAGTTTGGCAAGATATACAAAGCGCTTTAAGAAAACAGCAACCCTTTGAGTTAGTTTATCGTGTTATCACTGCTACTGGGGATTGTAAATGGCTCTGGGAGAAAGGTGAAGGTGTTTTTACAGCAAATGGGGAAGCGATCGCCATAGAAGGATTTATCACTGATATTAGCGATCGCGTTCAGGTCGAACAAGCTCTCAAAGAACTAAATCAAAATTTGGAATTGCGCGTCAAACAACGTACTGCTCAACTCGAAGCCACTAACCGAGAACTTGAAGCTTTTTCTTATTCTGTATCTCACGACTTACGCGCGCCATTACGGGCTATCGACGGCTTTAGTCAAGTAGTTTATGAAAGTTACAGCGAAGTTATCAATGGGCAAGGTAAAGATTATCTCAAACGAATTCGTGCCAATGTCCAAAAAATGACCGAATTAATTGACGGCTTGCTGATGCTATCTCAGCTTACTCGCACTGAAATCGAGCGCACTGAAGTTAATCTTAGCAGTCTCGCCCAGGAAATAGCTACCGAATTGCAACAATCTCAACCTCAAAGACAAGTAGAATTCTCTATTCTTCCAGAAATTGTTGTTCGCGGATCTCGCCGTTTATTGCCAATAGCTTTAGAAAATTTACTCAACAATGCTTGGAAATACACTTCTTGCCATTCTACTGCTCGCATTGAATTCGGGGTAATTACTGAAGCCGAGCGAAAACCAATTTATTTCGTTCGCGACGATGGTGTAGGTTTCGATATGGCTTATGCCAATCGATTATTTAGAGCTTTTCAGCGCCTCCATCCAGAACAAGATTTTCCCGGTACGGGAATCGGACTTGCCACCGTCGCTCGCATTATTCACCGACATGGAGGAAAAGTTTGGGTGGAAGCTGCTCTTGAAAAAGGTGCAACTTTTTATTTTACCTTAAATTGA